The genome window TGCATGCGACGCCGGCGGGCGAGCCGCTGTACGCGAAATTCGGCTTCGACGCGATCGATACGATCGATCAGCATCAGGGCGCGGCGTTCCAGCCTCCGCTGATCTCGCTGCCGCCCGGCGAACGCCTGCGCCCGCTCGGCACCAACGACGGGCCGCGCCTCGCCGCGCTCGCGTCGCGCGCGGCCGGCTACGAACGCGGCGCGGTGATCGACGCGCTGCTCGACGTCGCGAACGGGATCGCGCTCGATCGAGACGGCGAACTGCTCGGCTTCGCGCTGTTCCGCCGGTTCGGCCGCGGCCACGTGATCGGCCCGGTGATCGCGCCGGATGCGCTGCGCGCGCAAGCGCTGATCAGCCACTGGCTCGCGCTGCACGAGGGCATGTTCGTGCGGCTCGACGTACCGGGCGACAGCGGGCTGTCCGACTGGCTGCAGGGGCTCGGGCTGCCGCGCGTCGACACCGTCGTCGCGATGGCGCGCGGCGCGACGCCCGAACGCGACCCGGCGCTGCGCGCGTTCGCGATCGTGAACCAGGCGCTCGGCTGAGCGGAGCGCACGATGAGCTTTCTCTACAAGGCCGACCCGGTGCGCGGCGCGCAGTGGGCGGCGCGCTTCGCGCAACAGGCGCCGGATCTGCCGTTCCGGATCTGGCCGGACCTCGGCGACGCCG of Burkholderia sp. NRF60-BP8 contains these proteins:
- a CDS encoding GNAT family N-acetyltransferase encodes the protein MSDLNPSRTLIYRPFAEADLPAAHRLSEAVKWPHRLDDWRFAFQLGGGFVAEDETGVVGTALGWRFGESHASLGMVIVSPERQGCGIGRELMTRVVDSLGTRTIFLHATPAGEPLYAKFGFDAIDTIDQHQGAAFQPPLISLPPGERLRPLGTNDGPRLAALASRAAGYERGAVIDALLDVANGIALDRDGELLGFALFRRFGRGHVIGPVIAPDALRAQALISHWLALHEGMFVRLDVPGDSGLSDWLQGLGLPRVDTVVAMARGATPERDPALRAFAIVNQALG